A single Phoenix dactylifera cultivar Barhee BC4 chromosome 1, palm_55x_up_171113_PBpolish2nd_filt_p, whole genome shotgun sequence DNA region contains:
- the LOC120104224 gene encoding pentatricopeptide repeat-containing protein At4g18840-like, producing the protein MTPLSPSLHVSTPKHSPLAPRSRPIKPHPAIALLQISRTHGELSQIHSLLIKTALIREKHAFGRLLLSLASLSHSDALEHARKLFDGPDCPKNTFVCNSMIKSYSHFGDPKSALLVFSQMVHEDLVLPDEFTYTFVLNACSKSPLISEGKQVHARMVKTSAWVSTHSWNSLMDFYMKTGEDIWRVRRILCSMHEPDIVSWNCFLDGYVKLGALDDARKFFDEMPQRDTVSWTTLLAGYVNAGLLEEACNLFDEMPERNMVSWSTMINGYARSGRYREALALFKEMQVSDVRVDKITLTTLLSACAGLGAFDQGRWIHAYIDKHGVEVDTHLCTALVDMYGKCGRIDLANEVFRGFLDKKVFLWNAMLGGLAMHSRGKEALELFTEMLDSGIKPNEITFIGVLSACSHSGLVNDGLQIFNSIDKDHDIVPTIEHYGCLVDLLGRAGLLDDAKRVVETMPMAANGSAWKALLGACRLYGDVELGEQVGKILLELEPMDDGNYVLLSNIYAIQNRWEDVGRLRRMMRGKGVSKTPGCSSIEVNGVLHMFIAGDWSHPQSQEIYILLDELAKQFSTNWKQSQLR; encoded by the coding sequence ATGACGCccctctctccatctctccaTGTCTCCACTCCAAAACACTCACCACTCGCCCCACGGTCTCGCCCCATCAAACCCCACCCAGCCATTGCCCTCCTCCAAATTTCCCGAACCCACGGCGAGCTCTCCCAGATCCACTCCCTCCTCATCAAAACTGCTCTCATCCGGGAGAAGCATGCCTTCGGCCGCCTCCTTCTCTCCCTCGCCTCCCTCTCCCATTCAGACGCCCTCGAACATGCCCGGAAACTCTTCGATGGCCCCGATTGCCCGAAGAACACCTTTGTCTGCAACTCCATGATCAAGTCTTATTCTCACTTCGGCGACCCAAAGTCGGCCCTTTTAGTCTTCTCCCAAATGGTGCATGAGGACTTGGTTCTGCCCGACGAGTTCACCTATACTTTTGTTCTCAATGCTTGCTCCAAGTCGCCACTCATCTCCGAAGGCAAGCAAGTCCATGCTCGGATGGTCAAAACCTCGGCTTGGGTCAGCACTCATTCGTGGAACTCCCTGATGGATTTCTATATGAAGACAGGGGAGGACATATGGAGAGTCCGTCGGATTCTTTGCTCGATGCATGAGCCTGATATTGTCTCGTGGAACTGTTTCCTTGATGGGTACGTAAAGTTGGGAGCTTTGGATGATGCGCGGAAGTTTTTCGATGAGATGCCACAGAGAGATACAGTTTCTTGGACTACATTGCTCGCGGGCTATGTAAATGCTGGGTTGCTTGAAGAAGCATGCAATTTGTTTGATGAGATGCCGGAACGTAACATGGTCTCTTGGAGTACAATGATTAATGGGTATGCGAGGTCTGGTCGGTATAGGGAGGCTTTAGCTCTGTTCAAAGAGATGCAGGTCTCGGATGTTAGAGTAGATAAGATCACACTGACGACACTGCTCTCTGCTTGCGCTGGATTGGGTGCTTTCGATCAAGGTCGGTGGATTCATGCTTATATTGACAAGCATGGAGTTGAAGTGGATACCCATTTGTGCACCGCTTTGGTTGACATGTATGGAAAATGTGGGAGGATTGATTTAGCTAATGAAGTATTCAGGGGGTTTCTTGATAAGAAGGTGTTCTTGTGGAATGCTATGTTAGGAGGGCTTGCGATGCATTCCCGAGGAAAGGAAGCACTTGAGCTATTCACCGAGATGTTGGATAGTGGAATAAAGCCCAATGAGATCACCTTCATTGGTGTATTGTCAGCATGCAGCCATTCAGGCCTTGTCAATGATGGATTGCAGATTTTTAACAGTATTGATAAAGATCATGACATTGTGCCCACTATTGAGCATTACGGGTGTTTGGTGGATCTTCTTGGCCGTGCAGGGTTGTTAGATGATGCAAAAAGGGTCGTTGAGACAATGCCCATGGCGGCCAATGGCAGTGCTTGGAAAGCTCTTCTAGGAGCATGCAGGCTCTACGGTGATGTTGAATTGGGAGAGCAGGTGGGAAAAATTCTACTAGAGTTGGAGCCAATGGATGATGGCAATTATGTGCTTCTATCGAATATTTATGCCATTCAGAATAGGTGGGAGGATGTTGGTAGGTTGCGGAGGATGATGAGGGGAAAGGGAGTGAGCAAAACTCCAGGGTGCAGTTCGATAGAAGTAAATGGTGTGCTTCACATGTTCATAGCTGGGGATTGGTCTCACCCACAAAGTCAGGAGATATATATCCTACTGGATGAACTAGCCAAGCAGTTCTCTACAAATTGGAAGCAGTCACAACTTAGATGA